A stretch of the Lineus longissimus chromosome 10, tnLinLong1.2, whole genome shotgun sequence genome encodes the following:
- the LOC135494696 gene encoding sialin-like: MAQEQTTELAQKGFGWRHVLVLMAFFGTVNLYTIRFGISVALVAMVNQTAVLVPSGINGSEECPQNIQNQTNSTAKDGEFVWDAETQGIINGAFSYGYIVTQIPGGWLADKIGGKHVMGTGIFGMGILTILIPVAARLSLYAFIALRVVQGLVGGVMYPSLFSLLGKWLPPIENTRYTGIIQSGMFMGTVISMALSGVLCESLGWPSVFYIFGSLTFIWYALWLFLVYSEPSCHPRISSQEKNYIMASLQITSGTKKVERRTPWKAILTSAPVWGIVIGMTLPALQYFTLLTSLPQYMKEILRFDINQNGLLSAVPYLALWIITIFTGYSADLLRERRIMSITAVRKLYTTLSVLIPGAFLVSVGFVGCDQTLAVVLLTLSVGTSGFTYGGKDNNALDIAPYFAGSVMGIINCASNLPAVVAPYLVGYITDEKQSIHQWQLVFYINAAVGVGGWLAFMALGSGERQEWDREVISVEERTYLIQDSDEDDRDHRRKDSYGPVRNERI; the protein is encoded by the exons ATGGCTCAAGAGCAGACGACAGAACTTGCTCAAAAAG gtttCGGCTGGCGCCATGTCCTGGTCCTCATGGCGTTCTTCGGGACTGTCAATCTCTACACCATCAGGTTTGGTATAAGTGTTGCCCTGGTGGCCATGGTCAACCAAACTGCAGTCCTGGTTCCGAGCGGGATCAATGGCTCCGAGGAATGCCCTCAGAATATTCAAAATCAGACGAATTCCACAGCGAAG GATGGTGAATTCGTCTGGGACGCCGAAACCCAGGGTATAATAAATGGTGCATTTTCCTACGGGTACATCGTCACACAGATCCCAGGAGGGTGGCTGGCGGACAAGATCGGCGGGAAACACGTCATGGGGACTGGGATCTTTGGCATGGGCATACTGACAATACTCATCCCGGTGGCGGCAAGACTGAGTCTCTATGCATTCATTGCTCTGAGGGTAGTCCAAGGGCTAGTCGGG GGCGTCATGTATCCTTCCCTCTTCTCTCTCCTGGGGAAATGGTTACCGCCCATCGAGAACACGCGGTATACTGGTATCATACAGTCAG GGATGTTCATGGGGACAGTGATATCGATGGCACTGTCAGGCGTTCTCTGCGAGTCTCTCGGGTGGCCTTCTGTATTTTACATATTTG GTAGCCTGACGTTTATCTGGTACGCTCTCTGGTTGTTCCTGGTGTACAGTGAGCCCAGTTGCCATCCAAGGATCTCATCTCAAGAGAAAAACTACATCATGGCTTCCCTGCAGATTACAAGTGGAACGAAAAAG GTAGAGCGGCGAACTCCCTGGAAAGCAATCTTAACCAGCGCACCAGTGTGGGGCATTGTGATCGGTATGACACTGCCAGCCTTACAATACTTCACCTTGCTAACTAGCCTGCCGCAATACATGAAAGAAATTCTGAGATTTGACATCAATCAG AATGGTCTGCTCTCTGCCGTACCCTACTTGGCTCTGTGGATTATTACAATCTTTACCGGATACTCGGCGGATTTACTGCGGGAGCGAAGGATTATGTCCATTACTGCAGTCAGAAAATTATACACCACACTCA GTGTTCTCATCCCCGGGGCTTTCCTCGTAAGCGTCGGCTTCGTTGGCTGTGACCAGACTCTAGCCGTGGTCCTCCTCACCCTGTCCGTAGGGACCAGCGGCTTCACGTACGGAGGAAAGGACAACAACGCCTTGGACATCGCGCCATACTTTGCTGGCAGTGTCATGGGAATCATCAACTGTGCGTCGAATCTTCCGGCAGTTGTTGCGCCGTATCTCGTTGGGTACATAACAGATGAAAAG CAATCGATCCACCAGTGGCAACTCGTCTTCTACATCAACGCGGCGGTGGGTGTGGGCGGATGGCTAGCGTTCATGGCCCTGGGGAGTGGGGAACGCCAGGAATGGGACAGAGAGGTTATCTCGGTGGAGGAGAGGACATATCTTATACAGGATAGTGACGAGGATGATCGCGACCACAGACGGAAGGACAGTTACGGTCCAGTCAGAAACGAACGCATTTAG